The DNA window TCGCAGTACACGGCGAACCGGTCCGGCTTCCGCCTGCACGGCGCCGTGCACAAGGCGCGCCCCGATGCGGCGTGCGTCATGCACCTGCATAACCTCGCCGGCATCGCCGTCGGCATGCAGGAAACCGGCCTGCTGCCCCTGTCGCCCTACGCGCTGCGCTTCTACAACGAGCTGGCGTATCACGACTATGAAGGCATCGCCATGGAGGAAGACGAGCAGCGGCGCCTGGTCCACGACCTGGGTTCGCGCCACGCCATGCTGCTGCGTAACCACGGCAGCCTGACGGTGGGCCGCACGATTCCCGAAGCGTTCGTGCTGATGGAAACGCTGGACCGCGCCTGCGACGCGCAACTGCGCGCCCAGGCGGCCATGGTGCCGCTGCGCCAGCCGCCTGAAGCCATGTGCCGGAAAGTCCATGAGCAGTTGCTGGGCGATCATTCGCCGGAAGGCGCGCTCGAGTGGCCGTCCCTGCTGCGCCGCCTGGATGCGGAAAGCCCGCAGTACCGCAGCTGATACCGTACCGTTTCACTTTTTCGAGGAGATGCAAAGCATGCCGACCATTAATGTCCAGCTGTTCGAAGGCCGTACCCCGGAACAAAAGCGCGCCTTCGTGCAGGCCGTCACCCAAGCCACCGTCGAGACGCTGGGCTCGTCCCCTGAATCCGTGGACATCATCCTCCACGAGGTCAAGCGCGAGCACTGGGCCACGGGCGGCAAGCTGTGGTCCGAGGAATGAACACCGCCGCCTGAGCGGCCCCGCCTTACTTCACCGTCCCTTGCCGAACATCCTTGATTCGGCCGCCAGCGCGAGCAGATTCGGATCGCGCTCGCGCGTCTTCGGCAGCAATAGCGTGATGACCTGGTGCGACGCATACGGCCCGGCGAGGGCGATCAGCTCGATGCGCGCGCTGTACTCGGCCACCCGGGCTGGCAGCAGGCTGTAGCCCATGCCGCTGCCGACCAGATTGATGAGCGAAAAGATGTCGCTGACCTGCATGGTGGTTTCCGGCACGAAGCCGGCTTGCCGGAACGCGTGATTGAAACTGTCGGATGTCACGAACCCGCCGCCCAGCGTGATGAACTGTTCGTTGCGCAAATCCTTCAGGTCCACGGCGGCCTTGCCCGCGTAGGGCGACCCCAGCGGCGCGGCGAGGCGCACCTCATCCTCGAACAGCGGCACGGCCACCAGGTTCGTGTTATCGGACGGCGCCTGCAAGCCGATGACGACCGCGTCGAGCCGGCCGTCCGCCAGGCCCTGCAACAGATCCTTGTTCGAGCCCAGCGTCAGGTCGACGTGCAGGTCGGGCCGGCGCAATTTCAGCCCCATCAGCAGGTGCGGAATGCAGCGCAGCGTCAGCGAATACAGCGAACCGATGCGCAGCCGGTTGCTGTTGAAGCCAGCCAGTTCGCGCACCTTGCGGATGCCCTCCTCCGTTTCCGCCACCGCCCGCTGCGCATGGCTGGCAAACGCGAACGCGGCCGGCAGCGCCGTCAGCTTGCGGCCTTCGCGCTGGAACAACTGGCAGCGCAAGCCTTCTTCCAGCGAATGCAGCGCGCGGTGCACGCTGACGATGCTCTGCCCCACTTCCTCGGACACGCGCGCCAGGCTGGACAGGCGCATGAACGCCAGGAAGATTTCCAGCTTCTTCAAGGTGATTTCTTCGTCGATCATGGTGCCAGAATACTGCAATATTTAACTTCATAGTAAACATCGGCACCCTCCGGTTGATTGAATGGCCCTCCTGGCAGGCCTATGCTTGGCCTTACCCGACAAGCAACAAGCTAGGAGACAGCATGAACGGCACTCCCCCGCTCCAGGGGCAAACACGGCAGGCGCAACCTCGTCAATGGGATACACGGCGCCAGGAAAAGCGCCGGCGCATCGATGCGGTCCGCCACCTGAGCGACGGCCGCGTTCTCGGCACGGATGCCATCGTCGACGCGTTACAGCTGCTGGTGGCCAGCGGCGACCGCGTCGTCCTCGAGGGGAACAACCAGAAACAGGCCGACTTCCTGGCCCGGGCCCTGGTCCGGCTCGATCCCGACAAGGTCAACGGGCTGCACCTGATCATGCCCAGCGTGAGCCTGCCCCAGCACCTGGACCTGTTCGAGCAAGGCATCGCGAGCAAGCTCGATTTCGCGTTCGCCGGCGCGCAAAGCCTGCGCATCTCGCAGCTGCTGCAGGATGGCGTGCTGCAGGTGGGCGCGCTGCACACCTATGTCGAACTGTATGCGCGCCTGTATGTCGATCTCGTGCCGAACGTGGTGCTGGTGGCCGGCTACAAGGCCGACCGCGACGGCAACCTGTACACGGGCCCGAGCACCGAGGACACGCCGGCCCTGGTGGAGGCGGCCGCGTTCCGCGATGGCATCGTCATTGCCCAGGTCAACGAGATCGTCGACGATCCGGCCGGCCTGCCGCGCGTGGACATTCCCGGCTCGTGGATCGACTTCGTGGTGCAGGCCGACAAGCCGTTTTATATCGAACCGCTGTTTACCCGCGACCCGCGCCTGATCAAGCCCGTGCACGTGCTGATGGGGATGATGGCGATCCGCGGCGTCTACGAGCGCCACAACGTCCAGTCGCTGAACCACGGTATCGGCTTCAACACGGCCGCGATCGAACTGCTGCTGCCGACCTACGGCGAGCAGCTCGGGCTGAAGGGCAAGATCTGCCGCAACTGGACACTGAATCCCCACCCCACGCTGATCCCGGCGATCGAAAGCGGCTGGGTCGACAGCGTGCACTGCTTCGGCGCGGAACTGGGCATGGAAGCCTACACGGCGGCCCGGCCGGACATCTTCTTCACGGGCCGCGACGGCTCGATGCGCTCGAACCGCCTGCTGTGCCAGATGGCCGGCCAATACGCGGTCGACCTGTTCATCGGCGCCACCTTGCAGATGGATGGCGCGGGCAACTCGTCGACCGTCACGCACGGGCGCCTGACGGGGTTCGGCGGCGCCCCGAACATGGGCCACGATCCGCACGGCCGCCGCCACGCCACGCCGGCGTGGCTCGACCTCATCGAAGGCGACGACCCGCTGTCACGGGGCCGCAAGCTGGTGGTGCAGATGGTCGAGACTTTCCAGGACGGCAGCCAGCCGACCATCGTGGAATCGCTCGACGCGGTCGAAGTGGGCAAGGCATCGGGCATGCCGCTGGCGCCCGTGATGATCTATGGCGACGACGTCACGCACGTGCTGACCGAAGAAGGCATCGCCTACCTGTACAAGGCCCGCTCGCTCGAAGAGCGCAAGGCCATGCTGGCCGCCGTGGCGGGCGTCACGCCGGTCGGCCTGCGCCACGATCCGAAGCAGACGGCGAAGATGCGCCAGGAGGGCCTGATCGCGCTGCCGGAGGATATCGGCGTGCAGCGTTCGCAGGCCACGCGCTCGCTGCTGGCGGCGAAAAGCATCGCCGACCTGGTGGACTGGTCGGATGGGCTGTATGACCCGCCCGCGAAATTCAGGAGCTGGTGATGACGACACTGAACCCACTGCAGCACATTCGCATTTCACCCCCCTCCTGCGCGCGGCAACTGGCCGGCCTGGCCGTGGCCGCGCTGGTCGACGAGGCGATGCTCACGCCGAAGCCCGGCCTCGTCGACATGCGCGGCAGCGGTGCCCACCGCGACCTGAGCTGGCTGCTGATGTGCCACTCCGCGCACGCGCTGCGGCCGGCTTTCGAAGCCATGGCCCATGCCGGCGCGACAATCCATGACCTGCCGGCGCTGCGGCGCCGCATCGGTGCCATCGGCCGCGACGCGGAAGCAACCATGATGGCGGCGACGGGCGGCGTGAACACGCACCGCGGCGCCATCTGGGCACTGGGCCTGCTCGTGACCGCCGCGGGCCAGGTGGCTGGTGGCGCCACGCCGGCGGCGATCGCGTCCCGGGCCGGCACGCTGGCCCGGCTGGCCGATGCCGGCGCGCCGGCCTGCACGGGGAATAAGGGGGAAACGGCGCGCTGGCAATATGGCGTTGGCGGCGCGCGCGGCCAGGCCGAAGCGGGCTTCCCGCACGTGACGCGTGTCGCGCTGCCGATGCTGCATGCCGCGCGCGGGCGTGGCGATCCGGAAAGCGCGGCGCGCCTGCAGGCGCTGCTGGCCATCGTTGCCGATCTCGACGATACATGCCTGCTGGCGCGCGGCGGCCGGTCCGCGCTGCTGGCCGCGCAGGCCGGCGCACAGGCCGTGCTCGATGCCGGCGGCGTGGCCACCGGGCCGGGCCAGGCCGCCTTGCGCGCACTGGAGGCGGACATGCTGGCACGGGGCACCTCGCCAGGCGGCGCGGCGGACCTACTGGCGGCAACGCTGCTGCTGGACAGCATCGCCCAAGAACAACGACAGGAAATGGAGGGA is part of the Pseudoduganella lutea genome and encodes:
- a CDS encoding class II aldolase/adducin family protein, which gives rise to MDRLSTPGQVALARPGITSPAEWQTRVDLAACYQLCALYGWDDGIYTHISAAVPGEPGHYLINPFGMRFNEVRASNLVKVDGDGHVVGPSQYTANRSGFRLHGAVHKARPDAACVMHLHNLAGIAVGMQETGLLPLSPYALRFYNELAYHDYEGIAMEEDEQRRLVHDLGSRHAMLLRNHGSLTVGRTIPEAFVLMETLDRACDAQLRAQAAMVPLRQPPEAMCRKVHEQLLGDHSPEGALEWPSLLRRLDAESPQYRS
- a CDS encoding triphosphoribosyl-dephospho-CoA synthase translates to MTTLNPLQHIRISPPSCARQLAGLAVAALVDEAMLTPKPGLVDMRGSGAHRDLSWLLMCHSAHALRPAFEAMAHAGATIHDLPALRRRIGAIGRDAEATMMAATGGVNTHRGAIWALGLLVTAAGQVAGGATPAAIASRAGTLARLADAGAPACTGNKGETARWQYGVGGARGQAEAGFPHVTRVALPMLHAARGRGDPESAARLQALLAIVADLDDTCLLARGGRSALLAAQAGAQAVLDAGGVATGPGQAALRALEADMLARGTSPGGAADLLAATLLLDSIAQEQRQEMEGHDGTTAV
- the mdcA gene encoding malonate decarboxylase subunit alpha, translating into MNGTPPLQGQTRQAQPRQWDTRRQEKRRRIDAVRHLSDGRVLGTDAIVDALQLLVASGDRVVLEGNNQKQADFLARALVRLDPDKVNGLHLIMPSVSLPQHLDLFEQGIASKLDFAFAGAQSLRISQLLQDGVLQVGALHTYVELYARLYVDLVPNVVLVAGYKADRDGNLYTGPSTEDTPALVEAAAFRDGIVIAQVNEIVDDPAGLPRVDIPGSWIDFVVQADKPFYIEPLFTRDPRLIKPVHVLMGMMAIRGVYERHNVQSLNHGIGFNTAAIELLLPTYGEQLGLKGKICRNWTLNPHPTLIPAIESGWVDSVHCFGAELGMEAYTAARPDIFFTGRDGSMRSNRLLCQMAGQYAVDLFIGATLQMDGAGNSSTVTHGRLTGFGGAPNMGHDPHGRRHATPAWLDLIEGDDPLSRGRKLVVQMVETFQDGSQPTIVESLDAVEVGKASGMPLAPVMIYGDDVTHVLTEEGIAYLYKARSLEERKAMLAAVAGVTPVGLRHDPKQTAKMRQEGLIALPEDIGVQRSQATRSLLAAKSIADLVDWSDGLYDPPAKFRSW
- a CDS encoding LysR family transcriptional regulator, with the protein product MIDEEITLKKLEIFLAFMRLSSLARVSEEVGQSIVSVHRALHSLEEGLRCQLFQREGRKLTALPAAFAFASHAQRAVAETEEGIRKVRELAGFNSNRLRIGSLYSLTLRCIPHLLMGLKLRRPDLHVDLTLGSNKDLLQGLADGRLDAVVIGLQAPSDNTNLVAVPLFEDEVRLAAPLGSPYAGKAAVDLKDLRNEQFITLGGGFVTSDSFNHAFRQAGFVPETTMQVSDIFSLINLVGSGMGYSLLPARVAEYSARIELIALAGPYASHQVITLLLPKTRERDPNLLALAAESRMFGKGR
- a CDS encoding 4-oxalocrotonate tautomerase, translating into MQSMPTINVQLFEGRTPEQKRAFVQAVTQATVETLGSSPESVDIILHEVKREHWATGGKLWSEE